The following are encoded in a window of Castanea sativa cultivar Marrone di Chiusa Pesio chromosome 5, ASM4071231v1 genomic DNA:
- the LOC142634027 gene encoding E3 ubiquitin-protein ligase RGLG3-like has protein sequence MGGKSSKSDSSRYSFNHGTSYGYASQSDLGSSSSSYPRNYADYERSSKLRSRYKRIGDNYHSLEQVTQALHQAGLESSNLIVGIDFTKSNEWTGARSFNHRSLHHLGDPSNPYEQAISIIGRSLSAFDEDNLIPCYGFGDATTHDQEVFSFHPDEKPCNGFEEVLSRYREIVPHVHLAGPTSFAPIIETAIGIVDNSGGQYHVLMIIADGQVTRSVNTGYGNFSPQERSTINAIVKASNYPLSIVLVGVGDGPWDMMHEFDDNIPSRAFDNFQFVNFTEIMLKHIPASKKETEFALAALMEIPSQYRATMDLQLLGCRKGTPRRFPLPPPVRSISENPYPKYIQSSSNEHSNERYNGHSNEHNNGYTWSSSIEQESGLHYAYSTPSSEHSPHSRSCPVCLWSKKDLALGCGHQTCYDCGQVLTSCPICRTHITTRIKLYE, from the exons ATGGGAGGAAAATCATCTAAATCTGACAGTTCACGATACAGTTTCAACCATGGTACTTCATATGGTTATGCTTCTCAATCAGACCTTGGCTCTTCATCCTCTTCTTATCCAAGAAATTACGCTGATTATGAAAGAAGCAGCAAGCTGCGGTCAAGGTACAAAAGAATTGGTGACAACTACCACTCTCTGGAACAG GTGACACAAGCTCTTCACCAGGCTGGTCTTGAATCTTCCAATCTTATTGTTGGCATTGATTTCACAAAGAGTAATGAGTGGACAGGCGCACGATCTTTCAACCATAGGAGCCTGCATCACCTTGGAGATCCCTCAAATCCATATGAACAGGCAATATCAATAATTGGCAGGTCGCTTTCAGCATTTGATGAGGATAACCTTATTCCTTGTTATGGCTTTGGTGATG CAACTACACATGATCAagaagtttttagttttcatccAGATGAAAAACCTTGTAATGGATTTGAGGAAGTACTTTCTCGTTATCGAGAAATAGTGCCACACGTACATCTAGCTG GTCCAACATCTTTTGCTCCGATCATTGAAACTGCAATTGGAATCGTTGACAATAGTGGTGGTCAGTATCATGTTCTTATGATCATTGCTGATGGACAG GTAACAAGAAGTGTGAACACTGGTTATGGTAACTTTAGTCCTCAAGAGAGAAGTACCATCAATGCTATTGTGAAAGCAAG TAATTATCCCTTGTCAATAGTTTTGGTTGGAGTTGGTGATGGACCATGGGACATGATGCATGAGTTTGATGACAACATTCCATCTCGGGCTTTTGATAATTTCCAG TTTGTAAATTTCACTGAAATCATGTTGAAACACATCCCTGCATCCAAGAAAGAGACAGAGTTTGCTCTGGCTGCACTAATGGAGATACCATCACAATACAGAGCTACAATGGACCTGCAACTTCTGGG CTGCCGAAAAGGAACTCCTCGGAGATTTCCACTCCCGCCTCCCGTTAGAAGCATTTCAGAAAATCCTTATCCAAAGTATATTCAATCAAGCAGCAATGAACACAGCAATGAACGTTATAATGGACATAGCAATGAACACAACAATGGATATACGTGGTCAAGCAGCATTGAACAAGAAAGTGGATTACATTATGCTTATTCTACTCCATCATCAGAACATTCTCCACACAGCAGG AGTTGTCCTGTGTGCTTGTGGAGTAAGAAAGATCTTGCATTGGGATGTGGACATCAG ACATGCTATGATTGTGGACAGGTCTTAACCTCTTGCCCAATTTGTCGAACTCACATAACAACAAGGATAAAGCTGTATGAGTAA
- the LOC142636803 gene encoding glucan endo-1,3-beta-glucosidase 5 isoform X2, whose translation MGSGIQVMVGISNDMLATLSSSAMASDLWVRQNVSRYIVKGGVDIRYVAVGNEPFLSSYTGQYESYVMPALLNLQQSLAKANLAGYVKLVVPCNADAYESALPSQGAFRPELTQIITQIVSFLNSNGSPFVVNIYPFLSLYGNADFPQEYAFFEGTTHAVTDGPNVYYNAFDGNFDTLIAALSKLGYGQMPIVIGEVGWPTDGAIGANLTAARVFNQGLINHVLSNKGTPLRPGVPPVDIYLFSLLDEGAKSVLPGNFERHWGIFSFDGQAKYVLKLGLGNRLLKNARNVQYLPSRWCVANPSTDLSEVTNHIKLACSVADCTTLNYGGSCNAIGAKGNISYAFNSYYQLQMQNSQSCDFDGLGMVTFLDPSVGDCRFVVGLTDVSSSSFRPNCRWLILWFLILWGFWVFAA comes from the exons ATGGGGTCTGGGATTCAAGTCATGGTTGGAATCTCCAATGATATGCTGGCTACCTTGAGCTCATCCGCTATGGCCTCTGATTTGTGGGTTCGCCAGAATGTGTCCAGATATATAGTTAAAGGTGGCGTTGATATCAG GTATGTCGCAGTAGGAAATGAGCCCTTCCTTTCTAGTTACACAGGTCAATATGAGTCCTATGTCATGCCTGCATTGCTCAACCTTCAACAGTCCTTAGCCAAAGCCAATCTTGCAGGCTATGTAAAGTTGGTGGTACCTTGCAATGCTGATGCATATGAATCCGCCCTTCCTTCTCAAGGGGCATTCCGACCTGAACTGACTCAAATTATTACTCAAATTGTTTCATTCCTCAACtcaaatggttccccatttgtAGTCAATATTTACCCATTTCTAAGTCTCTATGGGAATGCTGATTTTCCACAAGAGTATGCATTTTTTGAGGGGACTACTCATGCTGTTACGGATGGGCCCAATGTTTACTACAATGCATTTGATGGGAATTTTGACACTTTAATTGCAGCTCTAAGCAAACTTGGATATGGTCAGATGCCCATAGTTATTGGGGAAGTAGGTTGGCCTACGGATGGAGCCATTGGTGCAAATCTCACTGCAGCAAGGGTTTTTAATCAAGGGCTCATAAATCATGTTCTGAGTAACAAAGGAACCCCGCTGAGGCCTGGTGTACCTCCAGTGGACATTTACCTTTTCAGTCTCCTTGATGAAGGGGCAAAGAGCGTACTTCCAGGAAACTTTGAGAGGCATTGGGGTATTTTTTCCTTTGATGGCCAAGCGAAATATGTGCTAAAGCTTGGTTTGGGCAACAGGTTATTAAAGAATGCAAGGAATGTTCAATATCTTCCATCTAGATGGTGTGTGGCAAACCCATCTACAGATTTGTCAGAGGTGACGAACCACATAAAACTTGCCTGTAGTGTTGCAGATTGTACTACACTTAACTACGGAGGATCATGTAATGCCATTGGAGCAAAGGGAAATATCTCATATGCATTCAACAGTTACTATCAGCTGCAAATGCAGAATTCACAGAGCTGCGATTTTGATGGGCTTGGTATGGTCACTTTTCTAGACCCTTCTGTTGGGGATTGTAGGTTTGTTGTGGGCCTCACCGATGTTAGTTCATCAAGCTTCCGACCAAATTGTAGGTGGCTTATTCTTTGGTTTTTGATCCTGtgggggttttgggtttttgcaGCATGA
- the LOC142636803 gene encoding glucan endo-1,3-beta-glucosidase 5 isoform X1, producing the protein MTEWFYIFYFLEPSSKLLFQTKMLSLPRFRVAAFISLILINSSLKAESAIGVNWGTLSFHKLKPTTVVDLLKENNIQKVKLFDADPDVLKALMGSGIQVMVGISNDMLATLSSSAMASDLWVRQNVSRYIVKGGVDIRYVAVGNEPFLSSYTGQYESYVMPALLNLQQSLAKANLAGYVKLVVPCNADAYESALPSQGAFRPELTQIITQIVSFLNSNGSPFVVNIYPFLSLYGNADFPQEYAFFEGTTHAVTDGPNVYYNAFDGNFDTLIAALSKLGYGQMPIVIGEVGWPTDGAIGANLTAARVFNQGLINHVLSNKGTPLRPGVPPVDIYLFSLLDEGAKSVLPGNFERHWGIFSFDGQAKYVLKLGLGNRLLKNARNVQYLPSRWCVANPSTDLSEVTNHIKLACSVADCTTLNYGGSCNAIGAKGNISYAFNSYYQLQMQNSQSCDFDGLGMVTFLDPSVGDCRFVVGLTDVSSSSFRPNCRWLILWFLILWGFWVFAA; encoded by the exons ATGACTGAatggttttatattttttattttttggaaccCAGCAGCAAACTCCTTTTCCAGACAAAGATGTTGTCATTGCCTAGATTCAGAGTAGCTGCTTTTATTTCTCTCATACTTATAAACTCATCTCTGAAAGCAGAATCAGCCATAGGAGTGAACTGGGGGACCTTGTCATTCCACAAGCTGAAACCTACCACAGTGGTGGATCTCCTAAAAGAGAATAATATACAAAAAGTTAAGCTTTTTGATGCAGACCCAGATGTCCTTAAGGCTCTCATGGGGTCTGGGATTCAAGTCATGGTTGGAATCTCCAATGATATGCTGGCTACCTTGAGCTCATCCGCTATGGCCTCTGATTTGTGGGTTCGCCAGAATGTGTCCAGATATATAGTTAAAGGTGGCGTTGATATCAG GTATGTCGCAGTAGGAAATGAGCCCTTCCTTTCTAGTTACACAGGTCAATATGAGTCCTATGTCATGCCTGCATTGCTCAACCTTCAACAGTCCTTAGCCAAAGCCAATCTTGCAGGCTATGTAAAGTTGGTGGTACCTTGCAATGCTGATGCATATGAATCCGCCCTTCCTTCTCAAGGGGCATTCCGACCTGAACTGACTCAAATTATTACTCAAATTGTTTCATTCCTCAACtcaaatggttccccatttgtAGTCAATATTTACCCATTTCTAAGTCTCTATGGGAATGCTGATTTTCCACAAGAGTATGCATTTTTTGAGGGGACTACTCATGCTGTTACGGATGGGCCCAATGTTTACTACAATGCATTTGATGGGAATTTTGACACTTTAATTGCAGCTCTAAGCAAACTTGGATATGGTCAGATGCCCATAGTTATTGGGGAAGTAGGTTGGCCTACGGATGGAGCCATTGGTGCAAATCTCACTGCAGCAAGGGTTTTTAATCAAGGGCTCATAAATCATGTTCTGAGTAACAAAGGAACCCCGCTGAGGCCTGGTGTACCTCCAGTGGACATTTACCTTTTCAGTCTCCTTGATGAAGGGGCAAAGAGCGTACTTCCAGGAAACTTTGAGAGGCATTGGGGTATTTTTTCCTTTGATGGCCAAGCGAAATATGTGCTAAAGCTTGGTTTGGGCAACAGGTTATTAAAGAATGCAAGGAATGTTCAATATCTTCCATCTAGATGGTGTGTGGCAAACCCATCTACAGATTTGTCAGAGGTGACGAACCACATAAAACTTGCCTGTAGTGTTGCAGATTGTACTACACTTAACTACGGAGGATCATGTAATGCCATTGGAGCAAAGGGAAATATCTCATATGCATTCAACAGTTACTATCAGCTGCAAATGCAGAATTCACAGAGCTGCGATTTTGATGGGCTTGGTATGGTCACTTTTCTAGACCCTTCTGTTGGGGATTGTAGGTTTGTTGTGGGCCTCACCGATGTTAGTTCATCAAGCTTCCGACCAAATTGTAGGTGGCTTATTCTTTGGTTTTTGATCCTGtgggggttttgggtttttgcaGCATGA
- the LOC142636574 gene encoding ATP-dependent 6-phosphofructokinase 2: protein MAAVSHTEATNLTTPSSNNNGSSSNTTFSISPVTLQKLPHLKDYIPQQGLKTQPNPLEHNPFYHPSQGFYISHSDVVLRHIVFDLSESFPSPASSIAYQRAGPRDRIFFDPSQTRAAIVTCGGLCPGLNTVIRELVVALWDLYGVRQIFGVKAGYRGFYSSEPVELNPKLVHSWHNKGGTMLETSRGGFDLQKIVDGIQDHHFNQVYIIGGDGTMRGAVNIFDEIRRRKLNVSITCIPKTVDNDVGIIDRSFGFQTAVEMAQQAISAALVEAESAVNGIGLVKLMGRSTGHIALHATLSSRDVDCCLIPEMEFYLEGKGGLFEFLEQRLKENGHAVLVVAEGAGQDIIPRTDAQKEERDESGNPVFLDVGGWLKSELKKWWARNHQNELLTVKYIDPTYMIRAVPANATDKLYCTLLAHSAIHGVMAGYTGFVSGPINGIYAYIPLEEVAQSKNGVNTNDHKWAWVRSVTNQPDFMKV from the exons ATGGCTGCAGTTTCACACACTGAAGCCACAAACCTCACTACTCCTTCATCAAACAACAATGGCAGCAGCAGCAACACCACCTTTTCAATATCACCAGTAACCCTACAAAAACTACCACACCTCAAAGACTACATTCCACAACAAGGActcaaaacccaacccaacccattagAGCATAACCCATTCTACCACCCTTCTCAAGGCTTCTACATCTCCCACTCCGATGTCGTTCTCCGCCACATAGTCTTCGACCTCTCTGAGTCCTTCCCTTCTCCTGCTTCCTCCATAGCTTACCAGCGTGCGGGTCCACGTGATCGTATCTTCTTCGACCCGTCTCAAACTCGGGCTGCTATTGTCACCTGTGGTGGACTCTGTCCTGGTCTCAACACTGTCATCAGGGAGCTCGTGGTGGCTCTCTGGGACCTCTATGGTGTGCGCCAGATATTCGGTGTTAAAGCTGGTTACAGAGGGTTTTACTCCTCTGAACCTGTGGAGCTCAATCCTAAGCTAGTTCACAGTTGGCACAATAAGGGTGGCACTATGCTTGAGACCTCTAGGGGTGGCTTTGATCTTCAAAAGATTGTCGATGGTATTCAGGATCATCACTTTAATCAG GTGTACATCATAGGTGGAGATGGCACAATGCGTGGGGCTGTGAATATATTTGATGAAATTCGTCGCAGGAAACTGAATGTTTCAATTACTTGCATCCCAAAAACTGTTGACAATGATGTGGGAATCATTGACAGATCATTTGGTTTCCAGACAGCAGTAGAAATGGCACAGCAAGCAATTAGTGCAGCTCTTGTGGAGGCTGAGAGTGCAGTTAATGGAATTGGCTTGGTGAAGCTAATGGGTCGAAGCACAGGGCATATTGCCCTTCATGCAACATTGAGCAGTCGTGATGTGGACTGCTGCTTGATTCCTGAAATGGAATTTTACTTGGAAGGAAAAGGAGGGCTATTTGAATTTCTTGAGCAGCGACTGAAGGAGAATGGGCATGCAGTACTAGTAGTTGCTGAGGGGGCAGGACAGGATATAATACCCAGGACTGATGCACAGAAAGAGGAGAGGGATGAATCTGGCAACCCAGTGTTCTTAGATGTTGGCGGGTGGTTGAAGTCAGAGCTAAAGAAATGGTGGGCAAGAAATCACCAAAATGAGTTGCTTACAGTGAAGTACATAGATCCAACATACATGATACGTGCCGTTCCTGCAAATGCTACAGATAAATTGTATTGTACACTTTTAGCACACTCTGCAATTCATGGGGTTATGGCAGGATACACTGGATTTGTCTCCGGTCCTATTAATGGCATCTATGCATATATTCCATTGGAAGAGGTGGCACAATCTAAGAATGGAGTTAACACAAATGATCACAAATGGGCCTGGGTGAGATCTGTTACCAATCAACCCGATTTTATGAAGGTCTAA